The genomic segment acctgtaagTGGCTTCCTCACTTCACCTCGCTCTGCTTCTTTGTTGGcctttcctgttttctctcacctctctaGTTTCTGGGGCTGCTCCAGTGGGCGTTGATAGCCAGTGCCCCGTACACAGTTGTGCCAGCGTATGGCTGGGTGATGTTTGTGGCCATCACTCTATGGATCCTCACCACCATCCTCTTCTTAATGATCCTGTTTAGTGCCCAGCGAAAACTCACTGCTGTCCCCTGGCCACTGACGGTGAGCGGGGAGgctggaggggaggaggaggagggaagggaagggaagaaagGTGGAATGAAGGAAAGGTTTTGAGACTTGTTTTGCtcgcagagaaaaaaaattagtgttTATTCCAGGGTATGAAGAAAGTAGCTCAAATGTGCTTTTATGTAGCAGTTTCTGGCCTTGAAGTCCCTGAAAACTTGATTTCAGGGATTTGAAGTGTTTAACACTGAAATTGCTAACCACTTCAAAGCAGTGAGAAgaacacagacaaaatgacacaaacagaaatctgtCATGTGAAATCACCAGAACTGGTCTACTTTTGGCAGAAAATTGTGTGTTCACATAGGAGCCCGTCGTTCATAGTAAAAATTAGCCTTTTAAAATGATGCTATTTCCTTCAAGTCACCCTGAGCAGTTGTCATTAGTTGTATCCAGGTGCAAACACTTTGATGAGACATGAACTCTGCTGTCTCCTAGGCATGATCTTAGGATACTTGGTCTTCAAATGCATTTGGGAAAAGGTGGATAAACAAGAATAAGGCAATAGGATTTAGACTCAAGGGTCAATGCCAAGGATCAAGGATCATTTTgatcaaatgaaaagacaaaataggACCATGAAGTAGGTTATGAAATTGCATTGCCAGCACAGTGGTTCAAGGAGAAAGAAACCAACACAAGGAAATGAGGAGGTAGGATTTAGGAAAGCAGGCAAGGATAAAAGACAAGAGAGGGAGGTTAGGCATATGTGTAAGGAAAAGCTCTGAGAAAACGCAGCTAATGTTTCTTCTCTTCTGCTAGGTGATGGTGTATCATGGCATAGCCACGGTCCTCTATCTAACTGCCTTCCTGGCCAATGCTGCATCTGTCAGGCCTTTCCACCTCAGCTCTTACTATGGACATATGGGAGCCGCCGCTGTAAGAAGCCTGACACCGCTCACACTGACTTGCATACAAAGAGCTGGTTAAATATGCAAGAAACACTCCAAGATCTCACTCCAACATGTCAGTTACGTTCCTATTTGTCTGCTGTCAACAGACAAAAATCTATGTTTtaccctctctccttccctctccctgcCATCACTGTTTGGCTAGGTGTATTTCTGATGGCATGTTTACTTATCAGGCTGTGGTAAGTGCACCAAAACttgaagaaaggagagaggcagagtaAGATGGAGGAGGGTGAGGCTTTCTTATCATTATCATTTCCTAGCATCTCATTTCTCACTTGGCTGGAAAGCACGTCATGTGCCTTTGTCACCCTTGTACCACAGAAGCCACTTGCTCCTCCCCTATGCTGTTTAAAGGCATGAgtgttcaatttaaaaaaaaaaaaaaaaaaaaaaagatttggggTGTGAAGTGAATGAACAGGAGTACATAGAGAggtaatgtgtgtgttagatTAGGGACTACGGGAATGCATTACGTCACTGATGGGtccccacaaatatagtaaaaaaaaaagttgtgtgtgtgagggagagaacTGAAATTGCGTACTACACATGGTCAGTCGCAGGAAATGCAGGCTCGATAAGCTGTTTTTTAGTCTCTCCCACAGGCTAAAGTCCATGCTGGTGTACAGCTATGGTAGCATTTAGCACatgatttcacacacacacacacacacacacacacacacacaaacacacacacacacacacacacacacacacacacacacacactgcatttacAGTAGATAATGCCCAATTAGTGCATTGTTAAAGCTCAGAAGCAACAAGCATCTTTAGAGATGTGAATACATAAAGATGTCCATTTACCTTTGATTTATGCCAGCTTTTTTGAGACATTTGCTGCACTGCCTGAAGTCATTTAAGAGGTGTGAttgtctctcctctccctgtttcAGTTCCTGTCGatgtccctgtctgtctttttccccAGTTCTTCGGTGCTGTAGTGACTCTGGCGTACGGGGCCAGtgctttcttctcctttttggACTGGAAGGGAGATGGAGGAAACGCTGCCACCAGCACAGTGCCGACCTAGGACTCTAACCTGTGATGCTGCTCCTGGGAAAAGACTCCTCCTGTTTTCATTCCTACAAGATACTGTTGTGATTTGGATAGTCTAGTGTTGATACTCAACCTTCAACACACTCTCACTTGACTATTACTGCTGACTCTGGTAACCAAATCCTGACCTCAGCCTATCCCTAGTATTGACAATACGATGAAACCTAAACCTGATGtttacacattcattttcagtccAACTCAGTAAACTTCTACCTTCCAGCTGTGAGAATAACTTGAATATCAACACTGGATTATCCAAGTAGAATTTGCATATTGATTGTATTTCAGCAACACAATATCAACACATTATTTCTTTGAAGGGGCTCTGGCTGACGGCACTGTGGCCTCACATTCAGGCCTtcttaaaataatgtatttattaacaCTACTGTAAATCCATAACTAAAGCTGAGGGTTTCTTCATTTACTGGTAAATCAATTTGAAACCAGTGGATATGGCTAAAATTACTAGAACGAAAATAGAATCATTTGGGACAAAAGCTGTAATTACTAACTTTGTGGCAACAACTTGTATTTTTTCGTCACAGCCATAAAAGGGGTCAAAAATGTGATGTGTGCATGGATAGTCGGTGACATACAAATCAGATTTgcagcatgaaatggaaaatgtttccaTTCCTTTCTGAATGTggggtgagagggaggaagaaaagatcCAGCACCCTGGTTACAAGCACTTACTAAAAATTTG from the Xiphias gladius isolate SHS-SW01 ecotype Sanya breed wild chromosome 8, ASM1685928v1, whole genome shotgun sequence genome contains:
- the LOC120792828 gene encoding plasmolipin, translated to MADFPSKVTTETSSHNAHSSQQGGDSLRGLAVNVTSMMDIFFIRSIPAILMMVEIFLGLLQWALIASAPYTVVPAYGWVMFVAITLWILTTILFLMILFSAQRKLTAVPWPLTVMVYHGIATVLYLTAFLANAASVRPFHLSSYYGHMGAAAFFGAVVTLAYGASAFFSFLDWKGDGGNAATSTVPT